GATTCGTACAGATTTTCGGCCGATCCTATCTGTTCGATTTCGCCATCGTTTAGCACGACGAGTCGGTCCGAGACGGACAGTGCCACCTCCTGATCATGCGTCACGTAGAGGAAGGTCGTTCCCGTCTCGGACTGGATCCGCTGGAGTTCCGTCTGCATGTGTTGTCGGAGTTTCCGGTCGAGCGACGAGAGGGGTTCATCGAACAACACCAATTCCGGTTCATTGACGAGCGCTCGAGCGAGAGCGACGCGTTGTTGTTCGCCGCCGCTCAGTTCATCAGGGGAGCGAGAGCCGTATCCGTCCAGATGAACCATCCGAAGCATCTTTTTCGTCCGCTCCGCACGTTCGGCTTTCTTCACTCCGGCCTGCTTGAGTCCGTATTCGATGTTTTCTGCGACGGTCAGATGAGGAAAGAGGGCGAGGTTCTGAAACACCATATTGATGTCCCGTTCGAACGGTGGCACGCCGACGAGTTCGGTCTCACTGAGCCGAATTGACCCGTCGGTCGGCGTTTCGAACCCAGCAATCATCCGCAGTATGGTTGATTTTCCCGACCCGCTCGGACCGAGGATCGATACGAATTCACCGTCCGAAACGTCAAACGAAACGTCCTGGACTGCGGTGACGTCACCGAACTCCTTGGTCAGATTGTCAACTGTAAGTAATGGCATTGTCATCAGGCCGATTTCACTGCCGTC
The Haladaptatus caseinilyticus DNA segment above includes these coding regions:
- a CDS encoding ABC transporter ATP-binding protein, giving the protein MPLLTVDNLTKEFGDVTAVQDVSFDVSDGEFVSILGPSGSGKSTILRMIAGFETPTDGSIRLSETELVGVPPFERDINMVFQNLALFPHLTVAENIEYGLKQAGVKKAERAERTKKMLRMVHLDGYGSRSPDELSGGEQQRVALARALVNEPELVLFDEPLSSLDRKLRQHMQTELQRIQSETGTTFLYVTHDQEVALSVSDRLVVLNDGEIEQIGSAENLYESPNSAFVADFIGDVNQVPAVVTGATETELTIEVESKPVSFAHDGTMPVSSGEEVRVCVRPHKVSVSDSDTDGHLFETRGTVRERSYQGSDVIYVIETPLGRLTANVRGRKFAVDDDVIVGWNADDMHVFPAEQSPLQEAV